A segment of the Nitrosopumilus sp. genome:
GAGAACCATTGCCTTTCAAGAGTTCAGCTAATGCTGTTGCAGTTTCAGGTGAATCATTAATTCCTTTCATTAAAGCATATTCAAACGTCACACGACGTCCAGTTTTCTTGAAATAGTTTCTCCCAGATTCAATGATGTCCTCAACAGAATTCGGGCTTGCAGTGGGAACTAGACGCTTACGTAGTTCATTGTTGGGAGCATGAAGTGATATCGCAAGGCCTATTTGTAAATTTTCTTCGGCTAATCTTTCTATTCCAGATTTTATCCCAATGGTGGAAATTGTAATGTGTCTCTGACCCAATCCAAATCCCCTATCATGCGTTAAAATTTTTACAGATCTAATCATCTCTTCATAGTTTGCCATCGGCTCACCCATTCCCATAAAAACTAAATTCGTCACGTGTTCTCCTCGCTGCTGTAAGAGTTCTGCAAAATGAATCACTTGTGATACAATGTGTTCAGCTTTGAGATTGGTTTCAAATCCCATTTGACCTGTCGCACAAAATACACATCCCATTGCGCATCCAATCTGAGTAGAAACACAAATTGTAGATCTTGGATGACCACCAATCTTTGAAGGATCATATTGCATGAGAACAGTTTCTACAGAGGTGTCATTTGTGAGATTAAGTAATAGTTTTGTCGTATCACCGTCATCGCTTACAATTCGATGAGTTTCTTTTGCCGAACCTATGGTATAACCAGCATCAATTAATTCCTCAATCATTTTTTTTGGAAGTTGTTTAATATCAGAAATAGATTTAGGGAATTTGTAATACAATGGTAATAAGATTTGATCTGCCCTATACCTAGGATAACCCATACCAATTACTAATTGTTCCATCTCTTCTGGAAGTAAACGATAAAGATCAGTCATAATGTTTTCATAAACTCTCAGATTATGTCATAATTTAATCAATGGTATAAAGAATAAAAAACTGTGAAAAAATTAAAATGTGAAAGAGAGAAGAGGGTTACCCTTCAATTGGTTCGTAATCAGATTCAGGATCACTTACAAGTTCTACAGCAGCCTCAACCTCAGGCGTTTCTACAGCAGCCTCAACCTCAGGCGTTTCTACAGCAGCCTCAACCTCAGGCGTTTCTACAGCAGCCTCAACCTCAGGCGTTTCTACAGCAGCCTCAACCTCAGGCGTTTCTACAGCAGCCTCAACCTCAGGCGTTTCTACAGCAGCCTCAACCTCTTTTGCCTTTTTGGCAGTTGCTTTTTTGGCAGTCTTTTTTGTCTTTTTCTCGGCCTCTTCAGGATCTATAACTCCTGCTTCGCCAAGAGCAAAGATCACTTCCTCTTCAGGATGATGAGGACTATCCACCATTCTAGCAATTCTTTTCTTGCCTGATTTCTTAAAGTATATTCTGTACGTGCTGGTATGTGCAACCACATTACCTCCAATTGGACGAGTTGGATCACCAAAGAAAACGTCAGGAGACGCCATGACTTGATTTGTTGCAATTGCAGCACAGTTGTATGTTTCTGCAATTCTTGACAGCAAATGAACAAAATGATTTAGTTTTTGTTGTCTGACAGACAGTGTTCCCCTGCCAAGATATTCGGCACGGAATAATCCAACCGCAGAATCTGCAACAATTAATTTTACATTGTTTTCTTCAATTATAGTGCCAGCCTCTTCCAGAATTAATGTTTGATGTGCACTGTTATATGCACGAGCAACAATTATACGATCCAGAACTTTTTCAGGATCCATTTCATGAGCCTGTGCAATAGATACAATCCTTTCAGGTCTGAATGTATTCTCTGTATCAATGTACAAAACACCACCATCAAGACCTCCTTCTTCTTTGGATTTTTGAACCATGACAGACATTGTATGAGCAAATTGTGTTTTGCCACAACCAAACTCACCATAAACTTCAGTCAATGCCTGAGTTTCCACGCCACCATCAAATAATGTATCAAGACAATTTGTACCAGTTGTGATTTTGCCAATACTCTGTCTATGTTTGTAAATCTCACTTGCACTAACAAAGTCTTTAGAAATTAATCCCCCTTCAACCAAATGTTGTCGAGCTTTATTGACAATTTTTTCAGCAGTGTCCTTCTCCATTCCAGTTATTTCTGAAATTTCAACTGGTCCTCTAACGATGAGGTCCATGACGTTGTGGACACCTGCATCAGACAATTTTCTCGTAGTTACAGGACCTACGCCCTCTAAGCTATCCAATCTTAAATCTTCTACCATACCGTATAGTACGGTACCAGTACTTTATAACAGTACTGATCACGTAAAACAACTAAATCATAATAAAAATTGACTATCGTCTCTTTCGTCTTTGTCCAGGTTTGTTTTGACCAGGATATCTACCCAATGCAAATCTCTTTTTGAAATTACTTTTGTTTGCGACACTAGAACTGTCACCAACAATTTTTCTTCCCTCAACCTTTGGAGTCTGACCTCTTACCTTGCCTGCTTTAGTAAGCGAACCGTGTGTTGCCATGTTTTTGAGTAAGAATTAGTGAATTTATGTATTTGTATGCCTACCAGTATTTGGCTTTGACAGTCTCTATGACTTTTTCATGTTCTTTGCTCTTTCTGCGGGCATACTTCTCCATTGCACCAAGAGGGATGCCGCCAAGAGATCTTGCTATTGCATTAAACAAGTATCTCTGAGGACCTTTTGAACCAGTTTTAGTCATGAATTTTTGAATTCCATATTTGAAATTATGCTGCCAAGTCTTGTAAAGTACACCCAATTGTGCAGGAGTCATTTCATTTCCAATGTTAAAGAATTCAGACTGTTCAAGCAGTCCAATTGGGACAAATGTAAGTGCTGTAGCAGTGAACATGGAATCAGGTTGTTCATGTTCCAATTCACTAAGCAAACGAATTGTATCCCATGAATCCTCAGGAGTTTCATCGTTATCAAGACCCATAATCAAGGTAAATGCAGGAATCCAATAATTTTCATTCATTGCCTTTACACCTTCTTTTACAACCCAATGCCATTCAGATGGATCATATGGGGCCAGCTTTCTATCGGCATATTTTCCAATTAGTCTAAGACTTCCAGTTTCAAGACCAGCTTGGACGCCAATCATGTTATCAGGGCCAGCCTTCATAATTCTTGAAAGATTTGGAAGCAGTTTTTCATCGGCAATTGCACCTGCCAACGTACCATGGGTAGGATTTGTATGCTCTACACCAGTAGACATGATTGCAGTAAACAATTCCTCTAATGCTTCTCTGTTTGGCTCCATGCCTTTTGCAGTTCTCGGATCCATGCCATAGACAAAGATATCATCACTGTGAATCCATGCAGATTTGGAACCACCTTTCTTTATGTTAACCTCGATTTCTTGTTTCACTTTCTCCGGAGAATAGTATCTTAATGATCTTAATGTGACGTCACAGAACTTGCATCCCCTCCCACAACCACGCATCACCTCAACCATTCCGTGCATACTAGGTTCTACAATGTTAGGAATTTCTTCTAGATCAGGCCTATCCCAAAAATTAACAAATCTTCCGTGAATTTTCTTGCCTTCTCTTTCAAATTCTTTTATGTTAACTTTAAAGTCACTTCTCTTTCTGAAAGGATCCATATTTTCAAAATCACCGTTAATCAGATAATTGAAGAATCTTCCAGCATGCCCATCAATTTCAGGTGCAATGCCGCCGAGCTCTCCTTCCAAAATAGCATAAATCCCAAATTCTTCAATCTTTGCCGGATCGTAATTGTATTGCCATGTTCCAGACGCACCAGAAATTACTTTTGCCTTACTTCCAGTCCTTGCTTTTGCAGCTTTTATTCTGTGATGTAAGTCAGCATTGTAAAATTCATCATAAGACGTTTGTTTTCGTCCATAAGTGAACGTCATAGTAACTGGGCCCATTCCAAGAGGATCCATTTCATAAGTTCCAACAACTTCTGTTTCAGGACCAATAAATTTTTCAATGTGGTTTGGATGAGC
Coding sequences within it:
- the rlmN gene encoding 23S rRNA (adenine(2503)-C(2))-methyltransferase RlmN — its product is MTDLYRLLPEEMEQLVIGMGYPRYRADQILLPLYYKFPKSISDIKQLPKKMIEELIDAGYTIGSAKETHRIVSDDGDTTKLLLNLTNDTSVETVLMQYDPSKIGGHPRSTICVSTQIGCAMGCVFCATGQMGFETNLKAEHIVSQVIHFAELLQQRGEHVTNLVFMGMGEPMANYEEMIRSVKILTHDRGFGLGQRHITISTIGIKSGIERLAEENLQIGLAISLHAPNNELRKRLVPTASPNSVEDIIESGRNYFKKTGRRVTFEYALMKGINDSPETATALAELLKGNGSHVNLIPINPTAGDFKRPSENSVDEFEQILSDAGENCTIRIEKGTEISAACGQLRTDVFS
- the radA gene encoding DNA repair and recombination protein RadA; this translates as MVEDLRLDSLEGVGPVTTRKLSDAGVHNVMDLIVRGPVEISEITGMEKDTAEKIVNKARQHLVEGGLISKDFVSASEIYKHRQSIGKITTGTNCLDTLFDGGVETQALTEVYGEFGCGKTQFAHTMSVMVQKSKEEGGLDGGVLYIDTENTFRPERIVSIAQAHEMDPEKVLDRIIVARAYNSAHQTLILEEAGTIIEENNVKLIVADSAVGLFRAEYLGRGTLSVRQQKLNHFVHLLSRIAETYNCAAIATNQVMASPDVFFGDPTRPIGGNVVAHTSTYRIYFKKSGKKRIARMVDSPHHPEEEVIFALGEAGVIDPEEAEKKTKKTAKKATAKKAKEVEAAVETPEVEAAVETPEVEAAVETPEVEAAVETPEVEAAVETPEVEAAVETPEVEAAVELVSDPESDYEPIEG
- a CDS encoding 30S ribosomal protein S30 codes for the protein MATHGSLTKAGKVRGQTPKVEGRKIVGDSSSVANKSNFKKRFALGRYPGQNKPGQRRKRR
- a CDS encoding radical SAM protein codes for the protein MGTPKIVLTADRTLMSPYRGLSLATFFGCAPALDPNRDKNSFWYKILGNQVTPKVLFDFICNWSPDINGAAKYAPYGLRKLEAGLLRDGFSREDVVVAHPNHIEKFIGPETEVVGTYEMDPLGMGPVTMTFTYGRKQTSYDEFYNADLHHRIKAAKARTGSKAKVISGASGTWQYNYDPAKIEEFGIYAILEGELGGIAPEIDGHAGRFFNYLINGDFENMDPFRKRSDFKVNIKEFEREGKKIHGRFVNFWDRPDLEEIPNIVEPSMHGMVEVMRGCGRGCKFCDVTLRSLRYYSPEKVKQEIEVNIKKGGSKSAWIHSDDIFVYGMDPRTAKGMEPNREALEELFTAIMSTGVEHTNPTHGTLAGAIADEKLLPNLSRIMKAGPDNMIGVQAGLETGSLRLIGKYADRKLAPYDPSEWHWVVKEGVKAMNENYWIPAFTLIMGLDNDETPEDSWDTIRLLSELEHEQPDSMFTATALTFVPIGLLEQSEFFNIGNEMTPAQLGVLYKTWQHNFKYGIQKFMTKTGSKGPQRYLFNAIARSLGGIPLGAMEKYARRKSKEHEKVIETVKAKYW